From a single Acidobacteriota bacterium genomic region:
- a CDS encoding M36 family metallopeptidase: MNDEQVNQLKVTADYTNPDGGLSFVHLEQQIDGVPVFRGEIKAGFTKNNEIVRVINNLAPGVEYNSVSKNFGDPLAAATHAARHINVDVSTLDLTVNESASDSNRTVFGRGDWATTAERMYFPTEPGIVVPAHRVLIWQPVNAFYVIVDANTGTMLWRKNITEDQTQAATYQVYRNTNAMIDVAESPAPLTPGPIDPALGTQGSLLTRANVTRIGNEAPYTFVNNGWITDGANSTDGNFNEAGIDRDGTNGVDAPQPGDTACPGAGCRVFSSAWNPPPGNPAPGDTPLTPAAQRGAVIQMFYMMNWYQSEMYRLGFTEQAFNFQQDNFGRGGTAADRVSSEGQDSSGTNNANFSTPADGGRGRMQMFIFTGMDPDRDGTTDGDIIIHEVTHGLSNRLHGNSSGLSTNMARGMGEGWSDFYAHAMLSEPSDPANGVYTTGGYNTLAITAGFTGNYYYGIRRYPKAPLQFTGGVNNKPHNAYVFSDINSGCATRFTNANFAFGRGPIGSATCDQVHNTGEIWSSILWEVRHRMITRLGWEEGNRKTLQWVTDGMKLAPLGPTLVTERNAILAAVQASGTAADLGDFWAGFAARGLGFSAQVISASPANVVDGFDLPQLGAGGSAEVTSGNNLIEPNECNTLTIPLTNNSAETATGISAVLSSNTPGVTISQANSTYPDIPAGGGPIPNTTAYQVSTADTLACFTNINLTLTVTYTGGGGGSPAQFQYSLPVGLQGGAYVATQGTGTAPGDPNNRTLVAGTQVDDSPSTTLPLPSGWSSTIYDTAVTSLSIGANGMLQINGTSPTTFGNSALPATTTPTGPRIFPFWDDHIMTAARGAGLGVYTETLGTAPNRQLVIEWRAQHFNGGVNENMMTLNHAVVLNEGSSAFSVYYTLTGAGAQANGASATVGVQATNGGTQFTQFSFNQGVIMPGMKIDWALPAGTCNQGPGGCGAVPSGDARADFDGDGKTDLSVFRGSEGNWYLNRSTAGFQVLNWGISTDALAPADYDGDGKTDTAVFRGTVGEGLTDFYILNSNGFTFSGYAWGTVGDQPVVADYDGDGKADVGIYRPSDGTWYIILSSNGANVIVNNPGTTPVPADYDGDGKADGVIFTNGNWVGTSSTGNPINIAWGQAGDIATPGDFDGDNIVDQAVFRPSTGVWYIRQSSNGQPSIVPFGTTGDLPVVGDYDGDGKDDIAIYRNGQWWINNSGGGVTIANFGIATDKPAPASANP; this comes from the coding sequence GTGAACGACGAGCAGGTCAACCAGCTAAAGGTGACGGCCGACTACACGAACCCGGACGGAGGTCTTTCGTTCGTGCATCTCGAGCAGCAGATCGACGGCGTGCCTGTTTTCCGCGGGGAGATCAAGGCAGGCTTTACGAAGAACAACGAGATCGTTCGGGTGATCAACAACCTGGCACCGGGAGTTGAGTACAACTCGGTCTCGAAGAACTTTGGCGACCCGCTGGCAGCGGCAACGCATGCGGCACGCCACATCAACGTTGATGTCTCGACGCTTGACCTGACGGTCAACGAATCGGCATCGGACAGCAACCGGACGGTCTTTGGCCGCGGCGATTGGGCAACGACGGCTGAGAGGATGTACTTCCCGACCGAGCCGGGCATTGTCGTTCCGGCCCATCGGGTGCTGATCTGGCAGCCGGTCAATGCGTTCTACGTCATCGTCGATGCCAACACCGGCACGATGCTCTGGCGGAAGAACATCACAGAGGACCAGACGCAGGCAGCGACCTATCAGGTCTATCGCAACACGAATGCGATGATCGACGTTGCTGAGAGTCCGGCTCCTTTGACCCCCGGACCGATCGATCCGGCACTTGGCACGCAGGGCTCACTTCTTACGCGAGCCAACGTAACGAGGATCGGTAACGAAGCTCCGTATACGTTCGTCAACAACGGCTGGATCACGGACGGTGCGAACAGCACTGACGGTAACTTCAACGAAGCTGGTATCGACCGCGACGGCACCAATGGTGTCGACGCACCCCAGCCGGGCGACACAGCCTGCCCAGGAGCAGGTTGCCGCGTCTTTAGCTCAGCATGGAACCCGCCGCCCGGCAACCCGGCTCCGGGAGACACTCCGCTGACGCCCGCGGCACAACGCGGTGCCGTTATCCAGATGTTCTACATGATGAACTGGTACCAGTCGGAGATGTATCGCCTCGGCTTTACCGAGCAGGCATTCAACTTCCAGCAGGACAACTTCGGCCGTGGCGGAACTGCCGCTGACCGTGTATCCTCGGAAGGACAGGACAGTTCAGGAACGAACAACGCAAACTTCTCGACCCCCGCAGACGGCGGCCGCGGAAGAATGCAGATGTTTATTTTCACCGGAATGGATCCCGATCGCGACGGCACCACGGACGGCGATATCATCATCCACGAAGTTACGCACGGGCTTTCGAACCGTCTCCACGGCAACTCCTCGGGCCTTTCAACCAACATGGCCCGCGGTATGGGTGAGGGCTGGTCGGACTTTTATGCCCATGCGATGCTGTCGGAACCAAGCGACCCGGCCAATGGAGTTTACACAACGGGCGGTTATAACACGCTCGCGATTACGGCAGGTTTTACCGGCAACTACTACTACGGTATCCGCCGTTACCCGAAGGCCCCGCTTCAATTCACGGGCGGTGTGAACAACAAGCCGCATAATGCTTATGTATTCAGCGATATAAATTCGGGTTGTGCAACTCGCTTCACGAATGCGAACTTTGCTTTCGGCCGTGGCCCGATCGGCTCGGCAACCTGCGACCAGGTCCATAATACGGGTGAGATCTGGAGCTCGATCCTTTGGGAAGTTCGCCACAGGATGATCACCCGTCTTGGATGGGAAGAAGGTAACCGCAAGACCCTCCAGTGGGTCACAGACGGCATGAAGCTCGCACCGCTCGGCCCGACGCTCGTTACCGAACGTAACGCGATCCTCGCAGCCGTTCAGGCAAGCGGTACGGCAGCCGACCTTGGTGATTTCTGGGCAGGCTTTGCTGCTCGCGGCCTTGGCTTCAGTGCTCAGGTGATCAGCGCATCGCCGGCAAACGTTGTCGATGGCTTTGATCTTCCGCAGCTTGGAGCGGGCGGCAGTGCAGAGGTGACATCGGGCAACAACCTGATCGAACCGAATGAGTGCAACACGCTCACCATTCCGCTGACCAACAATTCGGCGGAAACGGCGACCGGCATTTCGGCAGTTCTTTCGTCGAACACCCCGGGAGTTACCATCTCACAGGCCAATTCGACCTATCCGGACATCCCGGCAGGTGGCGGCCCGATCCCGAACACGACCGCATATCAGGTTTCGACCGCGGATACGCTTGCGTGTTTCACCAACATCAACCTGACCCTTACGGTCACTTATACGGGCGGAGGCGGCGGTTCGCCGGCTCAATTCCAGTACAGCTTGCCTGTTGGCCTTCAGGGCGGTGCTTATGTTGCTACTCAGGGAACCGGAACAGCTCCAGGCGATCCAAATAACCGGACTCTGGTAGCTGGTACGCAGGTCGATGATTCGCCTTCGACCACCCTTCCGCTTCCGAGTGGCTGGAGCTCGACGATCTATGACACTGCGGTAACATCGCTGAGCATCGGTGCCAACGGAATGTTGCAGATCAACGGTACGTCTCCGACTACCTTCGGCAATTCAGCGTTGCCGGCAACCACTACGCCGACCGGGCCGCGTATTTTCCCGTTCTGGGATGACCACATCATGACGGCCGCACGAGGGGCTGGACTAGGCGTCTATACAGAGACGCTCGGTACCGCTCCGAATCGGCAGTTGGTCATCGAATGGCGTGCACAGCACTTCAACGGCGGCGTTAATGAAAATATGATGACCCTCAATCATGCAGTGGTCCTCAACGAAGGCTCATCGGCCTTCTCGGTCTACTACACGTTGACCGGAGCGGGTGCTCAAGCCAACGGTGCCTCAGCAACCGTAGGTGTTCAGGCGACGAACGGCGGTACACAGTTCACGCAGTTCTCATTCAATCAGGGCGTGATCATGCCCGGAATGAAGATCGATTGGGCACTTCCGGCCGGAACCTGTAATCAGGGCCCGGGCGGTTGCGGAGCAGTTCCGAGCGGTGATGCACGAGCTGACTTCGACGGCGACGGCAAGACCGACCTTTCGGTCTTCCGCGGCAGCGAAGGCAACTGGTACCTGAACCGTTCGACGGCAGGCTTCCAGGTGCTCAACTGGGGTATCTCGACCGACGCTCTTGCACCGGCGGACTACGACGGTGACGGCAAGACCGACACTGCGGTTTTCCGCGGAACGGTCGGCGAAGGCCTGACCGATTTCTACATCCTGAACAGCAACGGATTCACCTTCTCGGGCTATGCCTGGGGAACCGTTGGCGATCAGCCCGTCGTGGCCGACTATGACGGCGACGGCAAGGCGGATGTAGGTATCTATCGTCCTTCGGACGGCACCTGGTACATCATCCTCAGCTCGAACGGAGCCAATGTGATAGTCAACAATCCGGGTACGACTCCGGTCCCGGCTGACTACGACGGCGACGGGAAGGCTGACGGTGTGATCTTCACCAACGGCAACTGGGTCGGCACCAGCTCGACCGGAAACCCGATCAACATCGCATGGGGCCAGGCAGGCGATATCGCCACTCCTGGTGACTTCGATGGTGACAACATCGTCGATCAGGCGGTATTCCGTCCCTCGACCGGTGTCTGGTACATCCGGCAGAGCAGCAATGGCCAGCCTTCGATCGTTCCCTTTGGAACCACAGGCGACCTTCCGGTCGTCGGTGACTACGACGGCGACGGCAAGGACGACATTGCCATTTATCGCAACGGCCAGTGGTGGATCAATAACTCCGGCGGCGGCGTGACGATCGCGAACTTCGGTATCGCGACCGACAAACCGGCTCCGGCCTCCGCTAACCCGTAA
- a CDS encoding M36 family metallopeptidase, which yields MQNSSKGTGARWGLLLSFVVLALVAAVAVVPTQFDWEASGQGKGLQERTASHVEGLENYDIRENQKSPEVEEALLKYRDTAGKTASFVADVREGFVRGEESLKTRVPSLEIEYNTDIRIPEVIGPDVKQGVNFLTGPATGSRVDMLRNFAKQNSELIGVNDEQVNQLKVLADYTNPDGGLSFVHLEQQIDGVPVFRGEIKAGFTKNNEIVRVINNLAPGVEYNSVSKNFGDPLQAVNHAARHINVDVSTLDLTVNESASDSNRTVFGRGDWATTAERMYFPTEPGIVVPAHRVLIWQPVNAFYVIVDANTGTMLWRKNITEDQTQAATYQVYRNSNAMIDVADSPAPLSPGPIDPGLGTQAPVGTRVNISRIGNEAPYTFVNNGWITDGTNLTDGNFNEAGVDRVAPNGVDAPQPGDGACPGAGCREFTSTWNPAPGNPAPGDDPLTAQAQRGAVIQMFYAMNWYQSEMYRLGFTEQAFNFQQDNFGRGGVGADRVSSEGQDSSGTNNANFSTPADGGRGRMQMYVWTGPTPDYDGTADADVIIHEVTHGLSNRLHGNASGLSTNMARGMGEGWSDFYAHSMLSEPTDPANGIYSLGGYATYLVAAGFAGNYYYGIRRYPKAPLQFTGGVNNKPHNAYRFSDINAGCATRFTNADFAFGRGPIGSATCDQVHNIGEIWSSILWEVRHRMITRLGWAEGNRKTLQWVTDGMKLAPIGPTLLTERDAILAAVQASGTGADVADFWAGFAARGLGFDATIISASPANVTDGFNLPNAFITDPFSVSDSTGDNDGFPEPGENVQLSVAVTNTTGQTVTNVSVAVTGGATVNFGTINNGQTVTQNIPYTVPGDAVCGAMHQVEMTVTTSVGVNSPTTREFRLGAPVGGAPVTFANSTAINMPNGQPTTTSGPAGPYPSTIDVTGVSGTKLIKVTFNNFRHEFLDDVDMLLVGPGGQKFIFVSDAGGSTEQLTPITFSVADNGPTQLPDAAAFVNGTTYRPANYGANDPFDAPAPAAPYENAAPGGAATFASVFGTDGSAMNGTWSLVPEPFDGRLPGTQLGYLDRRTRTGGLRW from the coding sequence ATGCAGAACAGCAGTAAGGGAACAGGGGCCCGATGGGGACTTCTGTTAAGTTTTGTCGTACTGGCGTTGGTGGCAGCCGTAGCTGTGGTGCCGACGCAGTTTGATTGGGAGGCAAGCGGTCAGGGCAAGGGCCTGCAAGAGCGGACCGCAAGCCATGTAGAAGGGCTTGAGAACTACGACATCCGGGAGAACCAGAAGTCACCGGAAGTTGAAGAGGCCCTCTTGAAGTATCGCGATACGGCGGGCAAGACGGCGTCGTTCGTAGCGGACGTAAGGGAAGGCTTTGTGCGGGGCGAGGAATCGCTCAAGACACGTGTTCCCTCGCTTGAGATCGAGTACAACACGGACATTCGTATCCCCGAAGTGATCGGGCCGGACGTCAAGCAGGGAGTTAACTTCCTGACGGGCCCGGCGACGGGCAGCCGGGTCGATATGCTTCGCAACTTCGCCAAGCAGAACAGCGAGTTGATCGGCGTCAATGACGAGCAGGTCAACCAGTTGAAGGTGCTTGCGGACTACACGAACCCGGACGGAGGTCTTTCGTTCGTGCATCTCGAGCAGCAGATCGACGGCGTGCCTGTTTTCCGCGGGGAGATCAAGGCAGGCTTTACGAAGAACAATGAGATCGTCCGGGTGATCAACAACCTGGCACCGGGAGTTGAGTACAACTCGGTCTCGAAGAACTTTGGCGATCCGCTTCAGGCAGTTAACCATGCGGCACGCCACATCAACGTTGATGTCTCGACGCTTGACCTGACGGTCAACGAATCGGCATCGGACAGCAACCGGACGGTCTTTGGCCGCGGCGATTGGGCAACGACGGCTGAGAGGATGTACTTCCCGACCGAGCCGGGCATTGTCGTTCCGGCCCATCGGGTGCTGATCTGGCAGCCGGTCAATGCGTTCTACGTCATCGTCGATGCCAACACCGGCACGATGCTCTGGCGGAAGAACATCACAGAGGACCAGACGCAGGCAGCGACCTATCAGGTCTATCGCAACTCGAACGCGATGATCGATGTAGCTGACAGTCCGGCACCGCTTTCACCGGGTCCGATCGATCCGGGTCTCGGAACGCAGGCTCCGGTCGGAACCCGCGTCAATATCTCACGTATCGGAAACGAAGCTCCGTACACGTTCGTCAACAACGGTTGGATCACGGACGGAACTAACCTCACCGACGGTAACTTTAACGAGGCCGGAGTTGATCGTGTAGCTCCGAACGGCGTCGATGCTCCCCAGCCGGGCGACGGTGCATGCCCCGGAGCAGGCTGCCGCGAATTCACCTCGACATGGAACCCGGCACCGGGCAACCCGGCACCGGGCGATGATCCGCTGACGGCACAGGCTCAGCGCGGAGCGGTCATCCAGATGTTCTATGCGATGAACTGGTACCAGTCGGAGATGTATCGCCTCGGCTTTACCGAGCAGGCATTCAACTTCCAGCAGGACAACTTCGGCCGCGGGGGCGTTGGTGCCGACCGTGTCTCATCAGAAGGCCAGGACAGCTCAGGAACGAACAACGCAAACTTCTCGACCCCCGCAGACGGCGGCCGCGGAAGAATGCAGATGTACGTCTGGACCGGCCCCACGCCGGACTACGATGGAACGGCCGATGCTGACGTGATCATCCACGAAGTGACGCACGGACTCTCGAACCGCCTCCACGGCAATGCCTCGGGACTTTCGACCAACATGGCCCGCGGTATGGGTGAAGGCTGGTCGGACTTCTACGCTCACTCAATGCTCTCCGAGCCAACCGATCCGGCAAACGGCATTTATTCGCTCGGCGGGTATGCAACCTATCTTGTCGCAGCCGGATTCGCAGGAAACTACTACTACGGCATCCGCCGTTACCCGAAGGCCCCGCTTCAGTTCACTGGCGGTGTGAACAACAAGCCGCACAACGCTTATCGTTTCAGCGATATCAATGCGGGTTGTGCAACTCGCTTCACGAATGCTGACTTCGCATTCGGCCGCGGGCCGATCGGCTCTGCAACCTGCGACCAGGTCCATAACATCGGTGAGATCTGGAGCTCGATCCTCTGGGAAGTTCGCCACAGGATGATCACGCGTCTCGGCTGGGCGGAAGGTAACCGCAAGACGCTTCAGTGGGTCACAGACGGCATGAAGCTCGCTCCGATCGGACCGACGCTTCTTACCGAACGCGATGCTATTCTCGCTGCCGTTCAGGCAAGTGGAACAGGAGCCGATGTCGCTGACTTCTGGGCCGGCTTTGCGGCTCGCGGGCTCGGTTTCGATGCAACGATCATCAGTGCCTCGCCAGCGAATGTTACGGATGGCTTTAACCTTCCGAATGCGTTCATTACTGATCCGTTCTCGGTCAGCGATTCAACGGGCGACAACGACGGATTCCCCGAACCGGGTGAAAACGTTCAGTTGAGCGTCGCCGTTACAAACACGACCGGCCAGACCGTAACCAATGTTTCGGTAGCGGTTACGGGCGGTGCGACCGTCAACTTCGGCACGATCAACAACGGACAAACGGTTACGCAAAACATTCCGTACACCGTTCCCGGTGATGCGGTTTGCGGAGCGATGCATCAGGTAGAAATGACCGTTACCACCAGCGTTGGAGTAAATTCTCCGACGACCCGCGAGTTCCGTCTCGGTGCTCCGGTCGGTGGAGCTCCGGTCACTTTCGCGAACTCTACTGCGATCAACATGCCGAACGGACAGCCAACAACGACGTCCGGTCCGGCTGGTCCGTATCCGTCGACCATAGACGTGACGGGCGTTTCAGGGACCAAACTGATCAAGGTAACGTTCAACAATTTCCGACACGAATTCCTTGACGACGTTGATATGCTTCTCGTCGGTCCCGGCGGACAGAAGTTCATCTTCGTATCGGATGCTGGTGGCTCAACGGAGCAATTGACCCCGATCACTTTCTCGGTTGCGGACAATGGCCCGACTCAGCTTCCTGACGCCGCCGCTTTTGTAAATGGCACAACGTACCGGCCTGCAAATTATGGAGCAAATGATCCATTCGATGCCCCGGCACCGGCTGCCCCTTACGAGAACGCGGCTCCCGGCGGTGCGGCAACATTCGCTTCGGTATTTGGAACTGACGGTTCCGCGATGAACGGAACTTGGTCACTCGTACCTGAACCGTTCGACGGACGGCTTCCAGGTACTCAACTGGGGTATCTCGACCGACGCACTCGCACCGGCGGACTACGATGGTGA
- a CDS encoding M36 family metallopeptidase: MTKTANANSRRFPIPLMFAITFAAAVLSAPAILFDASAKGIGSGLRERTTSHDESLPNYDIRTDREQQTVKSAFRQNVGVSASEIADIRDAFVRGEKKLQTSIQGARVEYSSESHNPEVIGTANGFTFAPLTASAAGERPWILKRFIAGNSELFGVNAPQISGLETAADYTNPDGVLSFVELAQKFNGVAVFRGEVKAAFTKRNEVVRMVNNLAPGIDEATLSAEFGDPGSAIRNAAKHVGDKAPAGESSVVAVSDGVFRSGEGDWATTAEKVYFPIEPGVAVPAWRVLFWLPVDAYYVIVDAESGKLLWRKNIAEDQTQSASFRVWNNPNGFINLADSPFPLTPGPAAPNGQQGPALARQLVSLVGNEPPYQFNTNGWIPDGQNETDGNNVEAGLDRDTTNGVDAINGRAVGANRVFDFPFSPYNPNTGTGEPPLPPGGPSGCSSTPPEMIDAQKAAVTQYFYITNWTHAAFYSLGFTEAARNFQHLNFGRGGIEGDRLSAESQDCSGTNGANFASPADGTRPRMQMFIWTGPPVDIDTAVDAQIVIHEFTHGLSNRLHGNSTGLTTNMARAMGEGWSDFYATALLSSSDDPANGVHAVAGYTTNTIFSGFTNNYYYGIRRYPQAVLSYTGGINNKPHNALTFSFANTNCNPRLSEAEFAFPRGLIGGTSCDQIHNLGEIWATTLWEVRARFVQRLGHQEGNRRMLQFVTDGMKISPLAPNFLQARDAILAAAQASSLAPESAADVADIWAGFAARGMGVSASIQNPGTGNNNTVVTEAFDTPGLTQTPALMVDDSDGNGSGYPDPGESITIDFPLTNNSGVTANNVSVQLAGGGSAVYGNIGHTQTVVRSIAFIVPNQSPCGAVVELEFQVSSSLGDQTIVRTITLGQPIVTTTENFDGTTAPDFPAGWTAQPVSNGINFVTSTSTPFSSPNAAFAANPATVGGGTDLVSPSIAISSPSATVSFRNNYATEAGWDGGVLEVSIGEGAFQDVIAAGGAFLENGYNGVLGSNGVNNPLAGRIAWTGNSGGYLRSVVRLPAAAAGQNVRLKWRFGADNNTAVLGWFIDDIEIAASAQCVSTQARAIADFDGDGRTDLSVFRPGNGVWYLLRSAEGFAAYSFGLSGDVITPGDFDGDGRADVAVWRPESGTWYLLRSTDGFAAFQFGAEGDIPVAADFDGDGKTDVAVFRPQTGVWYILNSGGGATTIIQFGQNGDVPVRGDFDGDGRIDLSVFRGGEWWILKSTGGVAIENFGTTGDIVVAADFDGDGTADPAVFRPSDGIWYILRSSDRGVTYKQFGQAGDVPSPGDFDGDGRADTAIFREGVWYIDRSTAGLLITSFGVPDDQPVPAGYVR; encoded by the coding sequence ATGACCAAAACTGCCAACGCCAACTCCCGACGTTTTCCGATCCCGCTAATGTTTGCTATCACGTTCGCGGCAGCCGTGCTCTCCGCTCCGGCGATACTATTCGACGCAAGTGCGAAAGGAATCGGGTCGGGGCTCCGCGAGCGGACGACGAGCCACGACGAGTCGTTGCCGAACTACGACATTCGCACCGACAGGGAGCAGCAAACGGTCAAGTCCGCCTTTCGCCAGAACGTAGGCGTTTCGGCCTCGGAGATCGCCGACATTCGCGACGCATTTGTCCGCGGTGAAAAGAAACTACAAACGTCCATTCAGGGGGCAAGGGTCGAATACAGCTCTGAATCACATAACCCCGAGGTCATTGGCACAGCGAACGGCTTCACGTTCGCACCGCTTACTGCCTCGGCCGCAGGTGAACGGCCGTGGATTCTCAAGCGTTTCATTGCCGGCAATTCTGAGCTTTTCGGCGTCAACGCCCCGCAGATCAGCGGGCTTGAAACTGCTGCGGATTATACCAACCCCGACGGCGTTCTCTCGTTCGTCGAACTGGCTCAGAAGTTCAACGGCGTTGCTGTTTTCCGAGGCGAGGTGAAAGCGGCGTTCACAAAGCGGAACGAGGTCGTTCGCATGGTCAATAATCTTGCTCCCGGGATAGATGAGGCAACGCTGTCTGCCGAATTTGGCGACCCCGGCAGTGCGATCCGCAATGCGGCGAAGCACGTCGGGGACAAAGCTCCTGCCGGTGAGAGTTCGGTTGTGGCGGTTTCTGATGGCGTCTTTCGTTCGGGCGAAGGCGACTGGGCGACCACTGCGGAGAAGGTCTACTTCCCAATCGAGCCCGGCGTCGCGGTGCCGGCATGGCGTGTGCTTTTTTGGCTTCCGGTCGATGCGTACTATGTCATCGTCGATGCGGAAAGCGGCAAACTACTTTGGCGGAAAAATATCGCCGAGGACCAAACCCAGTCGGCGAGCTTTCGCGTCTGGAACAACCCGAACGGCTTCATCAACTTGGCCGATAGTCCTTTTCCATTAACGCCCGGCCCGGCCGCTCCGAATGGCCAGCAGGGACCGGCGCTCGCACGCCAACTCGTATCGCTCGTCGGAAATGAGCCGCCTTATCAATTCAACACGAACGGCTGGATACCGGACGGGCAGAACGAGACGGACGGGAACAACGTCGAGGCCGGGCTCGACCGCGACACGACCAACGGAGTTGACGCGATCAATGGCCGGGCCGTCGGAGCGAACCGTGTGTTTGATTTTCCGTTTTCGCCGTATAACCCAAATACCGGAACGGGCGAGCCGCCTCTTCCCCCCGGAGGTCCGTCCGGCTGCTCCAGCACTCCACCCGAGATGATCGACGCGCAGAAGGCGGCGGTTACTCAATACTTTTACATCACCAATTGGACGCATGCGGCTTTCTACAGCCTGGGATTTACCGAGGCCGCTCGCAATTTTCAACATCTAAATTTCGGCCGCGGCGGTATCGAGGGCGACCGGCTGTCGGCCGAATCGCAGGACTGCAGCGGAACTAACGGTGCCAATTTTGCCTCGCCGGCCGATGGAACTCGTCCACGCATGCAGATGTTCATCTGGACAGGCCCGCCGGTGGATATCGACACCGCGGTTGACGCCCAGATCGTAATTCACGAGTTTACCCACGGCCTTTCAAACCGCCTGCATGGAAACTCAACCGGCCTCACAACGAACATGGCACGAGCAATGGGAGAGGGGTGGTCAGATTTTTACGCCACGGCATTGCTTTCATCCTCTGACGACCCGGCGAACGGTGTTCACGCCGTTGCAGGATACACGACAAACACCATCTTTTCCGGATTCACCAATAACTATTATTACGGCATCCGTCGGTATCCGCAGGCCGTGCTGAGCTACACCGGCGGCATCAATAACAAGCCGCACAATGCGCTCACCTTCAGCTTTGCGAATACGAATTGCAATCCGCGGCTCTCCGAGGCAGAATTTGCCTTTCCGCGAGGACTGATCGGAGGAACAAGTTGTGATCAGATCCACAACCTGGGCGAGATCTGGGCAACAACCCTCTGGGAAGTGCGTGCCCGTTTTGTTCAGCGGCTCGGGCACCAAGAAGGCAATCGGCGGATGCTGCAGTTCGTTACCGACGGTATGAAGATCTCGCCTCTCGCACCTAATTTTTTGCAGGCTCGCGATGCGATTCTTGCCGCCGCTCAGGCGAGTTCCCTGGCTCCGGAATCGGCTGCCGATGTTGCCGACATCTGGGCCGGATTCGCCGCCCGCGGCATGGGCGTGAGTGCGAGCATTCAAAACCCCGGGACCGGGAACAACAATACCGTCGTGACAGAAGCCTTCGATACACCGGGCCTGACGCAAACGCCGGCCTTGATGGTCGACGACTCGGATGGCAATGGTAGCGGCTATCCCGATCCGGGCGAATCGATCACGATCGACTTTCCACTTACAAACAATTCCGGCGTAACAGCGAATAACGTCAGCGTCCAGCTTGCCGGCGGAGGGTCGGCGGTTTACGGAAATATCGGCCATACGCAGACGGTCGTTCGAAGCATAGCGTTTATTGTCCCGAATCAAAGCCCGTGCGGCGCTGTCGTGGAGCTCGAGTTCCAAGTATCAAGTAGCCTAGGGGACCAGACAATTGTACGAACAATAACTCTCGGCCAGCCGATCGTAACAACGACGGAGAATTTTGACGGCACTACTGCTCCCGATTTTCCGGCTGGCTGGACCGCACAGCCGGTCAGCAACGGGATCAACTTTGTCACTTCGACGTCGACACCTTTCAGCTCGCCCAACGCCGCGTTTGCCGCCAATCCGGCAACGGTCGGCGGCGGAACGGATCTTGTATCTCCTTCTATCGCGATCAGCTCTCCATCCGCGACCGTTTCATTTAGAAACAACTATGCAACCGAGGCCGGATGGGATGGCGGAGTGCTCGAGGTGAGCATCGGCGAAGGGGCTTTTCAAGATGTGATCGCCGCCGGCGGAGCTTTTCTCGAGAACGGCTACAACGGTGTGCTCGGCTCGAACGGCGTGAACAATCCGTTAGCGGGCCGCATTGCATGGACCGGCAATTCCGGCGGATACCTGCGTTCGGTTGTCCGGCTTCCCGCCGCAGCAGCCGGCCAGAATGTGCGTCTGAAATGGCGGTTTGGCGCAGATAATAATACAGCAGTACTTGGTTGGTTCATCGACGATATCGAGATCGCTGCAAGCGCTCAATGCGTTAGCACCCAAGCCCGTGCCATAGCTGATTTTGACGGCGACGGGCGGACAGATCTTTCGGTCTTTCGTCCTGGGAATGGAGTCTGGTATCTCTTGCGGTCGGCCGAAGGGTTCGCCGCCTATTCGTTCGGCTTAAGCGGAGATGTCATCACGCCCGGAGACTTTGACGGAGATGGCCGAGCCGACGTCGCGGTTTGGAGGCCTGAGAGCGGCACTTGGTATCTGCTCCGTTCGACCGATGGCTTTGCGGCATTTCAGTTTGGTGCCGAGGGCGATATTCCGGTCGCCGCGGATTTCGACGGCGACGGCAAGACCGATGTTGCCGTGTTCCGCCCTCAAACAGGCGTTTGGTACATCCTGAACAGTGGGGGCGGTGCAACAACGATCATTCAATTCGGCCAGAACGGCGACGTTCCGGTTCGCGGCGATTTTGATGGCGATGGGCGAATAGATCTTTCGGTCTTTCGAGGTGGCGAATGGTGGATATTGAAAAGCACTGGTGGCGTTGCCATCGAGAACTTCGGAACGACAGGTGACATCGTCGTCGCTGCAGACTTCGATGGCGACGGTACGGCAGATCCCGCTGTGTTTCGACCGTCGGATGGCATTTGGTACATTCTCCGCAGTTCGGACCGCGGTGTGACCTACAAACAGTTCGGCCAGGCTGGCGACGTTCCCTCACCCGGTGATTTCGACGGCGACGGGCGGGCAGATACGGCGATCTTCCGCGAAGGCGTTTGGTACATCGACCGGTCAACTGCCGGACTTCTGATCACGTCCTTCGGCGTTCCCGATGATCAGCCGGTACCGGCCGGTTACGTTCGATGA